Genomic window (Drosophila ananassae strain 14024-0371.13 chromosome 3L, ASM1763931v2, whole genome shotgun sequence):
ACAGAATCGCGAACAGGCCGATCGCATGAAGGCCACGCGCCAAATGGTCGATGAGCATGGCCAAACGGTGCCTGGAAATAGCAGTAGCCAGCCCCAGAGTCTGGAGACAACGCTGGAGGAGCGGATTGAGGAGCTGCGACATCGGTTACGGATCGAGGCAGCCGTCGTGGATGGAGCCAAGAATGTGATCCGAACGCTTCAGACGGCGAACCGAGCTCCGGACAAGAAAGCGCTGCAGGAGGTAAGTCGGAAATGGGTACTTACACTAAGGGGTCTTGAAGATGAATgtctataatataatatactaTAAGTTGTACTATAGCTCTATAACTCTATCTATAAGAAAATGACAAAATaatgtatataaaatattgaacaaaaaatagaatctctGGGACATCCCCAGGATTATTCGTAATTCGGCTAATACCGGAGATAATTAAAGCTGGCTGAGGGCCAGAGTAGCGTTGTGCCCTGTACATCTGCCgccctccacctccacctcttCCACCTGAAATCAGGTGTGGCAGCCGCCATATGGCCACGCGGCGTATGATTCATATTTGATACACCAGTACGTATACGTGATTTTTGCTCGACTTCTGCCCCGCTGAATCTTAAGCGGGAGGAGCACGAAGGAGGAAAAAGCTAATTATGCGGCTgcttgaaatatttttcaacgCTCGCCGCTCGTccgttttcattttcatttcaagTCTTTTGCCACTAACTGTCGTCTCATTAATTAAATGGACGTGGAACGTCGCAATTACTTGGcggaaaaccgaaaaaaaaaaaacaaaatacccaagaaacgaaacgaaaaatGATTTGGCAAGTGTTCTCAGGGCCTGCCCTAATAATTTTGGCAGAACATTGTGGGTTAATAGTTTTGCTTTACAACAAAAACGTTGGCCGAAAATAAACGCATATAGATTTTCTTCTCAGCACTTGGCTAGAATAGCTTGGCTGTTCTTCGAATTTCACAATAGGCTCGAAATGCAAAAGAAGATACGATTCTTTTTACGATTTCCCAATGTCTTTGCGTTTCCTGTCGCGTGGCTTTGGTTTAGTTGGGGATTCAACATGACACTGGTTGAGATGCTCCACCACGAGCAAGGTTTCCACTTCCGGAGGAGCATCAGCATCCAGCATGAGAAGTATATGTGTTGTCCGAGGCTGTGGCCTAAATAATCTATGTGCAGGCCCCCATTctcatatttatttgttcTGCGGTTGCATCTGCCTGTCTGTTGCATTTGTCTGCTGACAGCGGAATGGGGAAGTTATCGGTTACAGTGCAGCACATCAGCCACCAGCCACAAGACAAATGAAAGTTTAAAGAGACGCCTCCCGTCTCCATTCATTGGATTCAATTAATTCTTCTTTCAATACCACAACGATGAAGTTTTTATGCGATCCTCCAAACTGTAAACACAAAACAgactttggctttggcttttttggccatttgttAGCGTTTTGCTAAACATTTTTAGAACTATGCTGCCCGAGAATCTACAAACgtatattttatgtttgtgCATCTGCCTGATCGGGTCTTTGGCTttaggaaataaaaaaagaggaaattaaaacaagaaagaaaagctaactttgggagCAATCGAAGTTGAGATACCCTAGAAGTTAGGTGGAGGTTTATCTCTTATGAGATAATATTTGAGTATCAAAACAGTTTAGCATAATGGAGGATATAGGATATTGTCCACCTATTAAGATAGCTTGAAACCTGAGAGACTAGCAAGATTAGAAAAGAAGGACATATGGGCTCTCGAGATTATAGTACTGGAGATATCTCCTTCTCTGCAGAAATATATGTCTTCTAATTCCTTCCAAACCATAATACCCACCGAAAGAGTATTTAAAATCAGAACGAGAAACGAATAAAACCATCATAAGAATCGGAGCGCAAAGTTCTCTGGCCAGCATATGGGAAAATTTGTTAGTGGGTCTATTGTATtgcatatatattatatatataccaGTGAGTGAGCGTGTGAGAGAAGCGATCCTCTAGCGAATTTTCACAAGCagcttttccgcttttccgtTTTCCGCGGTGTTCAGTGCGCGTTGAGTTGCCGTTGGCGACGCCATCTCCTCCGTTGCTTTCCTCCGATACTTtagttcttattttttttcttttaataattgtaaataatttgtttaataacCGCGTTTCGTGTCGCGTTTGTGTTAGACTCTCTGAATgcgtaataaaataaagcaaCAAATAATAACTATTATAACGAGAATAATTGAAGCTAATCCGGGAAAGGCACGCACACATACCATTTCTCCACACCGATTTCGATGGAATCGAACGTTTAGCGTGGAAATTACGCATACGTAGCGTGTGCTGCAGGTCTCTCTGCTGTTATCTACCTGAAAATTGCGTAATTTCTTGTTTAGATTATCACCTTCAGTGTGGTGCCCCGTGCTGCGGCACGTTCGTTGTCCGTTTTCCTCACAACATTTGGCTTTTGGGGTCATCTTgcaattttaacaaaaatattgttaaaaataaattcacatAAATTTAGAAGCACGAATTTTACAAAAGCCGaatgaaatagaaaaaaaaaaactaaaaaccgAAAGTGTTTTCGTTTCAAAATATATTGTATGTGTGCGTTGGCTGAATGAAGCTAAAAATACGATCCAAACAAAAAAGCCAATTAATACGGTTGAGATGGCCTATGATGGATGTTCCAAGTCCTAGTTGaaaaagaataattaaatCAGTTGGCTTTCTTTATAAACATCCTGTGGAATTTCTagattttgtttaaattaaaagctTGCCACAAATATTTCCGACAATTGTAAACATTCTACTGTGATATAATGATACCTTTGTTGGTATAACAGTTCCATTTACCTTAGAAATTTTTGATCATAGAGCGAAAGCTCTGACTAGTAGCTCTCtgattaaacaaaaatattatataaattccAAGGAAATGTGCCAAATGGTAAACATCATACCGCGATATCCCGAAAGGCTTTCCCTTAAAGTATGTAGGCATTCTTGATAGGCCTTTCCATCTGTAATCAATTGGCTATAATACCCCTAATGATAAAAGTTTGAAATTCAGTTCGAGCTATTCGCATGACCAGAGCAGATCATAGAAACTATCAAAACGGACTCTTGGTATTTTTAGCAAAAAGTCTAAAGAATATAAAAGTTCGTGTGCGAGTGCGTCTTATATATAGACCTATGTATAGTGCGTGAGTGTGTAGTGGATATATTCCTATATATAGTGGATGGCACCTTGAGCCGCATCAGCCATAGCCACAATGTGTTCATGCTGCGATCGTTAAGTTGCTGAGGGAGTCATGTCCAcgcccacacccacacccacgcCTACTGCCTCGGGAACAGCTGCTCCACTCGGGGGTCAGCAGGTTCCACTGCCACACGAGCTGACCGCCGAGTGGACGGTGCGAGCCCATCTAACCTTTGCCCGGGCTGGGGAGACCGTGCAGAAGGAGTTTAGTGCTCCGGAGGCAGTGCATCCAGTGCGTGTGGTCTACAAGTGGAGTACTCCCTTCGAGGATCCCGAAGCAGAGCAGGATGCAGACAAGGTAATCCCTCCACTTGGCAGCTGGATGAAGAGAATTATCGAAAGATTCCTTTGCAGACCAGAAACAGCTTCCGTTCCACCAATTCTTCGGCCACCACCACCAATGCCGACTCTGCCTTCGGCAGTCCCCAAGCTTCGAGAGCTCTAAACCAACTGCCTGTCAAGGATAAAgccgctgctgctcctcctggtGCCACGGCTCAAGTATGCGGGACTCGCTGTCGGAGCACTTGCAACATTATGGTGTCCGCCGTGGCGGATTTCCTTCCTCAAGAGGAGGGAGCCATGGTGGCCAATGAACCCTTTGTGTACCACAGCAAGGTGAGAGCCCAGCAGCTGAGGGATGCCTTTTCCCAGACAAGCGACACCGAGGAGCAGCCGGCCAGGAGGCGTCCGGCGTACGAGCAGCGTCGGGCCACCACCGAGGCGCTGATGAACTTTGCCAGCAAGCGGCAGGCGGAGGAGGCTAACACCTACGTGGTATGGAAAGGAATCCCCTGCAGTGTCCTCCatttattaactttttttcaactAACCTCGTTTAGCCAACCTACTCACCCACGCCCACAACGCCCTCGTCCACTTTCAAGTCGGCCTCGATGTCCAGGATACCGCCACTGGCTGGCAGTGTGAATCAACCGTCGGCCTCAAGGCCACCCAATCTGGGGGAGAAGAAACCCCGCACAGTCCACATCGATGTCTACTGTACGGGCTCCGAGGGCGACGAGGAGGAAGCCGATGATGAGCACCACGCCGACGAGGAGGCATCGAGTTCATCCGACTCCGAGCTGGCTGGCAGCAAACGCTACGACCTAGAATCGACTTCCACGCCGCAAACCGTGCTGGACAACGAGCAGATGCTGTTGCGTCATCATAGAGTCTCGGGCGGAGCCATGCCGAGGCGCCTAGCCCAGCAGCAGGGCCAAAGCCCAGGATCAGGGACGCAAGCGAGGGACCAACTGAATCTCGGACATGCCATCACCAAATGCAGTACCGCCGAGGAGGTCAGCGAGTCCAAGCAGCTGCTCTTCCGCAAGCACATCGGGGACCAGCGGGCGGCCAAGCTGGCCAATCTCCGCCAGAAGTACATGCGCCAGCCCAGCGACGAGACCAGCAGTAGCACCTACCCGAACTCCTCCCGCTCCACGATGCCGCGGGATGCCACCTGCAGCAGCATATCCAGTGTGATAGGCGGAGTGGACTGCGTTGACTCCTCCTGGAAGGAGACTGACGAGGTGGATACCCCGAACATCAGCTTCGGCCTGACCAAGTCCGATAGCTTTGATTATGAGAACTCGCTAGACAGGCTTCGCATCAGCCAGATGGAGAGACTGTGGTCCCGTCAGCACTCCTTGGACCAGAGCCCGAGCCAGCACCTGACTGCGACCAACAATCCGCATCCACATGCTCTGCAGACCATCACCGAGGCGCAGTCCTCGCAGCGCAGCTCCTTCCAGCGCAGCGACACCATCCCCTCGGAGTCGGATGGCTTTTCGGATGCCAACGGCTTCAACACCTATCCGGGAAGGCACTCGCAGTCCCAGCTGCAGCAGATATCGCATTTCCCGCGCAATCGTCCGGGTTTTCTGCAGTTCTTTGGACCCACTAGCGGACAAGGACCGACTGCAACGCCACCGGCCACGGCTCCCGTCCAGccagctgccactgccactacgGATCCGTTCCGCCTGCTCCATCCCAGCTATCGCTGGAAGAGCGAGGCCCGTGACAATCTGAGTGTGCAGGTGGCTTCCGGATCGCCCTCCTCGGAGCGCAGTTCGCCGCAATTGTTGTCGGCGGCCACCACAGTGGTGCGATGCGGCAGTGAAGCCCCGCCCAGCACCACTTCCGCCAGTACTTTTGGGGCCACTGTGGCGCCATCACCACTGCCAGTGCGGCGTTTCGATATATCCCGGGACAGTCCCAGCTTGGCCAGTGAGGCGTCCACCGTCGTTTCCGGCTACACGCACGAGCACCTGGAGAAGGCGCGTCGATTCGGCAACGTGGTGGCGATGCGGAAGCCTGGCCACCATGTGGGCCCCACCAAGAATCCCAACTGCCAGTGCGAGAGCTGCCAGAGGTGGCTGGCGGAGCGGTTCCAGCTCCGCGGCAGAGCCTTCTCCCTGGGCGAGCGACCCCTGCTGAGGAGGCCCCAGCCATAGGACTAGGACATTGAAATTCATATTTATCTTCCACTTTAAGGCTTGCATTTAACACTTTGCTTTTCTGATTGCCCCACTGCCCCGATTAACCCGAACCCCAGATCTAATCCCGAACCACAAGATACCCAAATCTGTCGAATAGTTGTAAGCCAGACGCGAATGTTCCTCAAACAAAACACAGATTGTGCGCTGAATCAGTTTAATGTTGTAATAAAGTCAAGAGCAATAGATTGTAAAGGGAAAAATGTGTATTACTGAGGGTTAAGGAAGGTATAAGAGGGTTAAGGACTTAAgtaatttcattatttttatttaaaagaaatattaaacacTTTACTTTCTTATTCAGGCCCATGGACGCTTGTCGGAGTCATCGAGGAAACTGGATCTCTTGCGCTACTCGCTGGACCTTCGTCGCCAGGAGCTGCCCGCCGACTCTCCCGCCGCCCAGTTGCTGAAAACGGAGCTGCAGATTGTCCAGCAATCCACCTCCCCGGTCCCCGTTACCTACACCTCCCTGCAATCCAGTCATGGCGGTCTGCTGGGCGGCAAACCCTACCAGTCGGTGTCCTCGTTGGGCAGGTGTGCCAGTGTCACGGGCAAGCTGGAGGTGCGCCTCATGGGCTGCCAGGATCTGCTGGAGGATGTGCCCGGTCGCTCGAGGAGGGACAAGGACAACAACTCCAGTCCAGGGGACTTGCGGAGCTTCGTCAAGGGCGTGACATCGCGCAGCAGTTCGAAGAGCTATTCGGTGAAGGACGAGACCTCCATTGAGATCATGGCGGTCATTAAGCTGGACAACATCACCGTGGGACAGACATCCTGGAAGCCGTGCTCGCAACAGGCCTGGGATCAGCGCTTCTCCATCGACCTAGACCGCTCCCGTGAGCTGGAGATCGGAGTCTACTGGCGCGACTGGCGGTCCCTGTGCGCCGTGAAGGTTTTGCGCCTGGAGGAGTTCATCGACGATGTGCGTCACGGCATGGCCTTGCAGCTGGAGCCGCAGGGTCTGCTCTTCGCCGAGATCAAATTCCTGAACCCGATGATATCGCAGAAGCCGAAGCTGCGTCGCCAACGGATGATATTTAATCGGCAGCAGGCCAAGAACATCTCCCGGGCCAAGCAGATGAACATCAATGTGGCCACCTGGGGTCGTCTGCTCAAGCGCAATGCCCCCAACCACGTGCACATGGGTACCGGGAGCGTGGGTGCTCCTCCCGCCGGTGCATCCCCCATGGCGGCCAGCTTCACCCGGGATTCGGACTCGCCGATTTCGAGGACACCGTCGTCGGATGCATTGGTTGAACCGGAGCCGTATACGCCCGGCGAGCAGGCCCAGAATCTGGAGTTCGATCCGGATGCTGGCATAAACGAGCATGTGGAGACACCTGGCGAATATCCGGACCCCTCGGCCAGCGGCCTGAGCGGAGTGCGTCCCCTGTCCATGCACATGCAGGGCATCAGCGTTCTCCCACCGGACTCACCTCCAGTTACCGCCGCGGGCGCTGCCGGCCGACCCGGAACCCTGAACCTACAGATGCCGGGCGCCAGTAAAGGAGTCGCTATCCAAGGCGGACGCACTGCCGCACCCACAACTGctccaccgccaccgcccGTGGTGAAGTCGTCGACCACGACGCCCGTTCTGGATCAGGAGGTAAGTGCCGTAGCCAGTCTCCACCTAACCAAGAGACCTGTGTACAGTTCAGTATTGCGTATTGGATCCTGTATAAAGATCTGCGTATGTATTTAGCTGTTTACCCGTAGCTGGTTTGATCGTTGTGCCTGCCACTGCTCCTCCGCCCACTCTCTCATGTATCTATATTcgcccacccacccacacacactcgcacacacacacacacacacacacgaagTCTGTACAGTCATCACACATTATGGACATTTTGGTGTTGGTATTGTTTTGTGTAAACATGAATccattttgtataatttttttaaacgaAAACGCCAGCCAAACTCCATACAGAACCACGTTTTAACGGAAGCTGATGGAACACGTGCAGAGTTCTTAGAGAAAGAGGATTTAAATGACACTTTTTTGAGAATAATGTTTAAAGATTTCTTTCTTAAGAGTCTATGAATTCTAAACACTTAAACTTTTATCCTGTTATATAtcctcaaaaataaaatactgaAAAGAAAAGCAGGAtcaaaggatcaaggatcctaATTCATCTCAT
Coding sequences:
- the LOC26515562 gene encoding uncharacterized protein LOC26515562; translation: MSTPTPTPTPTASGTAAPLGGQQVPLPHELTAEWTVRAHLTFARAGETVQKEFSAPEAVHPVRVVYKWSTPFEDPEAEQDADKTRNSFRSTNSSATTTNADSAFGSPQASRALNQLPVKDKAAAAPPGATAQVCGTRCRSTCNIMVSAVADFLPQEEGAMVANEPFVYHSKVRAQQLRDAFSQTSDTEEQPARRRPAYEQRRATTEALMNFASKRQAEEANTYVPTYSPTPTTPSSTFKSASMSRIPPLAGSVNQPSASRPPNLGEKKPRTVHIDVYCTGSEGDEEEADDEHHADEEASSSSDSELAGSKRYDLESTSTPQTVLDNEQMLLRHHRVSGGAMPRRLAQQQGQSPGSGTQARDQLNLGHAITKCSTAEEVSESKQLLFRKHIGDQRAAKLANLRQKYMRQPSDETSSSTYPNSSRSTMPRDATCSSISSVIGGVDCVDSSWKETDEVDTPNISFGLTKSDSFDYENSLDRLRISQMERLWSRQHSLDQSPSQHLTATNNPHPHALQTITEAQSSQRSSFQRSDTIPSESDGFSDANGFNTYPGRHSQSQLQQISHFPRNRPGFLQFFGPTSGQGPTATPPATAPVQPAATATTDPFRLLHPSYRWKSEARDNLSVQVASGSPSSERSSPQLLSAATTVVRCGSEAPPSTTSASTFGATVAPSPLPVRRFDISRDSPSLASEASTVVSGYTHEHLEKARRFGNVVAMRKPGHHVGPTKNPNCQCESCQRWLAERFQLRGRAFSLGERPLLRRPQP